A genome region from Glycine max cultivar Williams 82 chromosome 5, Glycine_max_v4.0, whole genome shotgun sequence includes the following:
- the LOC100790609 gene encoding basic endochitinase encodes MRNKLSHPLCLFLLISLSLFAKSDAGSLVVYWGQNAAEGHLTKTCKTGLFHIVNIAFLSTFGNGTQPQINLAGHCSPVSNGCKRLGIGIKNCQRRGIKVMLSIGGGTKTYSLSSPDDARQVADYIWDNFLGGKSKSRPFGDAILDGVDFDIESGELHYAALAYKLHDHYAGSSKKFYLTAAPQCPFQNNLLHGALTTGLFDHVWIKFYTNPQCEFTPKDPTGFKSAWNQWTTSINAAGKFFVGLPASHAAARTGFVSSHALINHLLPIVRSPKYGGVMLWDRFHDLQSGYSGKIRRSV; translated from the exons ATGAGGAACAAACTTTCACACCCTCTTTGtcttttccttttgatttcacTGAGCTTGTTTGCAAAGTCAGATGCAGGAAGCCTTGTGGTGTATTGGGGCCAAAATGCAGCTGAAGGCCATttgacaaaaacatgcaaaactGGACTCTTCCACATTGTGAACATAGCATTCCTCTCAACTTTTGGCAATGGTACTCAACCTCAAATCAATTTAGCAGGCCATTGCTCCCCTGTGTCAAACGGTTGCAAAAGGTTAGGCATAGGCATCAAGAACTGCCAAAGGAGAGGCATCAAG GTTATGCTTTCAATTGGGGGTGGCACCAAGACCTACTCATTGTCATCCCCAGATGATGCCAGACAAGTTGCAGACTACATTTGGGACAACTTCTTGGGAGGGAAATCAAAATCTAGGCCATTTGGGGATGCCATATTGGATGGGGTGGATTTTGACATTGAAAGTGGTGAACTCCACTATGCAGCACTTGCTTATAAGCTGCATGACCATTATGCTGGTTCTAGCAAAAAGTTCTACTTAACTGCTGCACCACAATGTCCATTCCAAAACAACTTACTCCATGGAGCACTCACCACAGGCCTTTTTGATCATGTTTGGATTAAGTTCTACACCAATCCTCAATGTGAGTTTACCCCAAAGGACCCCACTGGGTTTAAGAGTGCATGGAATCAGTGGACCACATCAATTAATGCTGCTGGCAAGTTCTTTGTTGGACTTCCTGCCTCACATGCAGCAGCTAGAACGGGTTTCGTGTCATCACATGCTCTCATAAATCATTTGCTGCCTATAGTTCGGTCACCTAAATATGGAGGTGTTATGCTTTGGGATAGGTTCCACGATTTGCAATCTGGATATAGTGGTAAAATTAGAAGAAGCGTTTGA